The Candidatus Hydrogenedentota bacterium DNA window TCCGGATTGCTCACCACGACCTGGCGGTCAAACCGGCCGGGACGCAGCAGTGCGCGGTCCAACACATCGGGCCGGTTGGTCGCCGCCATCAGGATCACGCCTTCGCTGGTGTTGAACCCGTCCATTTCGACGAGCAGTTGGTTAAGGGTCTGTTCACGCTCGTCGTGTCCGCCGCCGAGCCCGGCGCCTCGCTGGCGGCCGACCGCGTCGATCTCGTCGATGAAAATGATGCATGGGGCATGCTTTTGTCCCTGCTGGAACAAATCGCGTACGCGGCTGGCGCCTACGCCGACGAACATCTCGACGAAATCCGACCCGCTGATGCTGAAGAACGGCACATGAGCCTCGCCGGCCACGGCGCGGGCGAGCAAGGTCTTGCCCGAACCCGGGGGACCTACCAGCAACACGCCTTTGGGGATACGGCCGCCCAAACGCGAGAACTTCTTGGGATCCTTCAGGAATGCGATGATCTCCTGAAGTTCCTCTTTGGCCTCGTCTACCCCCGCGACATCATCAAAGGTGACCACTTTGTCGCTGTGGTTCATGAGACGGGCGCGGCTCTTGCCAAACGAGAGAGCCTTGTTGCTGCCCCCCTGCATCTGGCGAAACATGAAAAACCAGAACAGGCCAACAATCAGGATGAACGGCACGATGTTGACCAGCATGCCCAGCCACAGGTTGTTGTCGCGCTCCATCTGTGGAACAATGCCCTGTTCCGTGAGCTTCTGGTCCCAATCATCCAGAAAGTCCTTCCACTGAAACGTGATCGTATCCGAGTTCTTATAGGGCTCCTTGAGCTTGGCCTGAACTTCGTAAAGGCTGTCGCCGAGATCTTTCACCACGACCGCCTTCACATTGCTCTTTTCGATTTGATCCACGAAATCGAGCCGCCCCAGCTTTTCACCGGCCTTCTGCGTCTTGGAGAGCTGGGTCAGGGCAAGCACCACAATGATGATCAACACGATCCAAAGAGAGGCCTGTTTGAGAAAACCATTCATAAAAGGTTGGCTATCCTTACGTTACATCGGGCGCGAAAAAGACCTCGCGCTCATACTCTATAATGATAACATACGATTCGGACTCTTACAATCCCGCGGCTATGCAACGTTTTCCCGCGCAAAACGTTGCGGGATTTGACGTCCGGCTACTCCGCAATAAGATAACGCCCGAACTACGGTTTTATTCACCCCGTCAGGCGGAAGGGGGCCTGGCATCCCGGGGTTGCGCGGCCTTCCGGCGGAGCAGGGGTCTTCGGAACGTGCGATTGCCGGTCGTTGTGGTGCGGGCATGTTGCCGTGCGCGTTGTGTTTGCGTTAGATTGTCATGGCGAGGAGAACGCAATGACCACACCCCAGACGATCCGCGTAGGCGTTATTATGGCCGGCGGCTCCGGCGAGCGGTTCTGGCCCTTGTCTCGCAGACTGCGGCCAAAACAGCTGCTCTGCCTGACGTCTCCAGACCGGACGTTGCTTGCGGAAGCGGTTTCCCGGGTCGCTCCCGTCGTTCCGCCCAAGGACATCTACATCGTGACGGGAAGGCATCTGGTTGACCCCATCCGCGAAGCCGGCACGGGCGTGCCTCCCGAGAATGTAATCGCTGAACCGTGCAAACGCAACACTTCGGGGGCCCTTGCTTACGCGGCCGCGTGTATGATGGCGCGATACGATGCCGCCCCCCAGAACATCACCATGGCCATCACCACGGCCGATCACGAGATCGGCGATGCGGAACGGTTTCAGCAGACCGTCGCGGCGGCCCTGGACGTTGTGGAGCGCGGCGGTGTTCTGGCCACACTCGGCGTGGCGCCCACGAGGGCTGAAACCGGCTACGGGTACATTCAAATCGCCGAGGATGCCCGTTCCGTATCGGAGGGGGATGTCGCCATCTATCCGGTAACGGCGTTTCATGAGAAACCCAACCGTGAGGTGGCCGAGGGTTTCGTGTCGTCCGGCCGCTACTTCTGGAACAGCGGCATGTTTTTCTGGCGCATATCCGATTTTCTCGACGAGCTGGACAGGGTCAGGCCCGCGCTCGCAATGGCAGTCCGTGATATGGCCGAGGCAGCGAAAGAGGGTGACGAACTGGGCGTACACAAGATTTTCGAGAAACTCGAAGACATTTCGATAGACTATGCGCTCATGGAACATGCCCGCCGCGTGGTAATGGCCCGAGCCGAGTTTCCATGGGACGACATTGGCGCCTGGCCGGCCCTGAACCGTACCATGGCGCGCGACAGCCGAGGCAATGCCGGTCGTGGCGAACCGGTCCTCATCGATTGCGACAACTGCATTGTGTACAACGAACCGGGCAGCGGCAAGGTTGCGGTGGGCGTTGTCGGGTGTGAGGATTTGATTGTGGTGGTGACCTCCGACGGCGTCCTGGTTGCGCCAAAAGACCGGGCGCAGGACGTCCGCTTGGTCGTGGCCGAACTGAAGGCGCGCGGGACTGGCCAGGTCTAGTACCCACCCGGGACCGCTAAAACGGCAGCGAGGGCATGAATGCAGACCCAGGAGAAACGGCAGACGTTGTCCGTGGTCTGTCCAGTTCGTAACGAATGCGGGAATCTGCCCGCACTGTACGACCAGCTTCGCGCCGCACTGCAAGAAACCGCTCTCGCATGGGAGATCATCCTGGTTGACGACGGCAGCACGGACGGGTCGGCAAATGCCATACGGGCGCTTCACCAGGAGGATTCCCGCGTGCAGGGCATTTTCCTGTCACGAAACTTCGGGCACGAAGCGGCGGCAACAGCCGGCATCGACCACGCCCGCGGGGATGCCGTTGTTCTGATGGACGCCGACCTGCAAGATCCCCCTTCTCTGATCCCCGCTCTGGTCGAGAAATGGCGCGAAGGGTACGACATCGTATGTGCGCAGCGTACCGCCCGCCACAGGGAATCCGCCTTCAAACGCGCCTCGGCGTACCTCTTCTACCGCATCATGACCTTCTTGGTAGGATGGAATTTGCCAGCCGACACCGGAAACTTCCGCCTCATGAACCGAGCCGCGGTTGAGGCATTCAAGAACTGCCCCGAGCGAAACCGTTTTGTGCGCGCCCTCGTGGCTTGGACAGGTTTTCGACAGACCACCGTGCCTTTCGAGCGGCCCCCGCGGCGGGCGGGAATAAGCAATTACCGGACCTGGCAGATGGTCGCACTGGCACTCACCAGCGTGACGAGTTTTTCGGTCGCCCCGCTGCGCATCGCCACGGCGATCGGGCTGCTTGTGGTGCCCTTGGCAACGCTGACCGTGCTGGGAATCCTCATCGGGAGGCTCCTGGGCGCACCGGTGCCGGTGAACGTGGTTGTAGTAGNNNNNNNNNNNNNNNNNNNNNNNNNNNNNNNNNNNNNNNNNNNNNNNNNNNNNNNNNNNNNNNNNNNNNNNNNNNNNNNNNNNNNNNNNNNNNNNNNNNNTAG harbors:
- a CDS encoding glycosyltransferase family 2 protein, which codes for MQTQEKRQTLSVVCPVRNECGNLPALYDQLRAALQETALAWEIILVDDGSTDGSANAIRALHQEDSRVQGIFLSRNFGHEAAATAGIDHARGDAVVLMDADLQDPPSLIPALVEKWREGYDIVCAQRTARHRESAFKRASAYLFYRIMTFLVGWNLPADTGNFRLMNRAAVEAFKNCPERNRFVRALVAWTGFRQTTVPFERPPRRAGISNYRTWQMVALALTSVTSFSVAPLRIATAIGLLVVPLATLTVLGILIGRLLGAPVPVNVVVV
- a CDS encoding sugar phosphate nucleotidyltransferase; the protein is MTTPQTIRVGVIMAGGSGERFWPLSRRLRPKQLLCLTSPDRTLLAEAVSRVAPVVPPKDIYIVTGRHLVDPIREAGTGVPPENVIAEPCKRNTSGALAYAAACMMARYDAAPQNITMAITTADHEIGDAERFQQTVAAALDVVERGGVLATLGVAPTRAETGYGYIQIAEDARSVSEGDVAIYPVTAFHEKPNREVAEGFVSSGRYFWNSGMFFWRISDFLDELDRVRPALAMAVRDMAEAAKEGDELGVHKIFEKLEDISIDYALMEHARRVVMARAEFPWDDIGAWPALNRTMARDSRGNAGRGEPVLIDCDNCIVYNEPGSGKVAVGVVGCEDLIVVVTSDGVLVAPKDRAQDVRLVVAELKARGTGQV
- the ftsH gene encoding ATP-dependent zinc metalloprotease FtsH, which encodes MNGFLKQASLWIVLIIIVVLALTQLSKTQKAGEKLGRLDFVDQIEKSNVKAVVVKDLGDSLYEVQAKLKEPYKNSDTITFQWKDFLDDWDQKLTEQGIVPQMERDNNLWLGMLVNIVPFILIVGLFWFFMFRQMQGGSNKALSFGKSRARLMNHSDKVVTFDDVAGVDEAKEELQEIIAFLKDPKKFSRLGGRIPKGVLLVGPPGSGKTLLARAVAGEAHVPFFSISGSDFVEMFVGVGASRVRDLFQQGQKHAPCIIFIDEIDAVGRQRGAGLGGGHDEREQTLNQLLVEMDGFNTSEGVILMAATNRPDVLDRALLRPGRFDRQVVVSNPDITGREAILRIHLRNNGVPLDDEVDIRTFARGTPGFSGADLANLVNEAALLAARRDHERVQITDFEDAKDRVLMGPERRSLVISPKEKWSTAIHEAGHALVGRLMPHGDPIHKVTIIPRGQALGVTSMLPEEDRHSLSRSYCLAQIRYMMGGRAAEDVALSEMSSGVSNDLKRATELAHAMVCQWGMSELGPISFGSNSEIFLGRDLVRERDFSEETASAVDKAIHSILDEAYADAKELMNKHKDILLAISEALVERETLEGDELDEIIRKQGGQDLLPKKERELTGIRPARIVAQDEPRNEEPASDGLHAGPDAPVPDPA